The Leucobacter viscericola sequence CTTCGAACCCCGTAGGCGATCCGATGCGTGATGGCGCGGGTCTTGCCTGTGCCCGCACCGGCAAGCACCGACACGGGACCTCGAAGGGCCTCCGCAATCTCGCGCTGCTCCGGATCCAGCGCGGTCAGTATCTCCTCGATGCCGTCAGACACCATTGCTCTCCTCGGCAACCCAACGATCGATCATCCAGCGGGCAATCGACAGCGGCATGGGCAGCCGAATTCCCGGGGCCGGTTGTCTCAATTCCTCGCGGCTGAACCAGCGCAGCTCAGAGATCTCTTCAGTATCGGGCCGCAGATCCTCCGGGTCCGATCCTGCTTTGAGTTGCGCGCGAAAACCCACCATCAGGGAGCGAGGAAACGGCCACGGCTGAGAAGCCACGAAGGTCACATGGTCAAGGCGCACGCCAGCTTCCTCATACACCTCACGCAGAACCGTCTGCTCAAGTGACTCACCAGCTTCGACAAAACCAGCGAGCAGTGAGAAGCGTCCGGTCTCCCAGAGCGCGTTCGATCCAAGCAGCACCTTGCCATCGTGCTCGATCAGCACGATGACGGCTGGATCGGTGCGGGGAAAGAGCTCACCCCCGCGTGCCTCGCGGCGGCCCCAGCCCCCCAGTTCGGGGACCGTGGCTTCTCCGTCACGCGGTGAGAACTCCTCAGCCTCGTGCCAGTGCAAAAGCGCCGACGCGACGGCGATCGCTTCGCACTCGACAGCGGAAAGCTCACTTCCGATCTCAAACGGATGACGCCAGCTCTCATCTGTTCCGGCAACGTTGCCCTCCACGCCGCTCAAACCTTCCCAGGTCTGCTCGGTCGCAGCGAACACGGGCGCCGAGTCAATTCTCCCGAGGTACACCACTCCAACACTTCGCTCGGCAACGACCGGGCTGAAACTGCCGCGTGCGGGCACCCATGACAGTCGCATGCGCTCCGCAGAGTCACTTACGGTGGGAACTTCGTTTCCGCGCAGTCGCAAGACCTTGGCTGCTGGGTTTTGCCATGCGTCACGCAACAACTCCGGAGTCGATCGCGTAGCGGCATCCCTGTCTAGCTGCCCTGTCGCAAACGGTGGCTGCGTCAGCCCCATAATTTCTCCCTCGGTGTTACTTCGTGTTCTGGCCGTGTGAAAACGCTGCAGAGTGTGCGTTGCTGCGCGTGGCGCACTTGCCGACGTCACGCCTGTGCCTACGCTGATCTACATGGCCAGCATTCCATTTACTCTAGCCGCGCTCGCTACCTCTGCGGTCCCCGACCTGGAGGTACTCGGAGTGAGTTCGGATGAGCAAGGTGAGGCGTTTCGTTCTGCCGTAATCACCAATGGTACTGCTGAGTTTCTCGTCAGAGTGCCACGCACTGAACTCGCTGAAGTGAGACAGTCTGCGGAGCTGCTGGGCCTCGCTGCACTCAGCGAAGGATCACGGGCTGTTCTTCCATTTGAGGTTCCCGAAACCCTCGGAATGACTAGGG is a genomic window containing:
- the nudC gene encoding NAD(+) diphosphatase, with translation MGLTQPPFATGQLDRDAATRSTPELLRDAWQNPAAKVLRLRGNEVPTVSDSAERMRLSWVPARGSFSPVVAERSVGVVYLGRIDSAPVFAATEQTWEGLSGVEGNVAGTDESWRHPFEIGSELSAVECEAIAVASALLHWHEAEEFSPRDGEATVPELGGWGRREARGGELFPRTDPAVIVLIEHDGKVLLGSNALWETGRFSLLAGFVEAGESLEQTVLREVYEEAGVRLDHVTFVASQPWPFPRSLMVGFRAQLKAGSDPEDLRPDTEEISELRWFSREELRQPAPGIRLPMPLSIARWMIDRWVAEESNGV